CATCTCCTTTCAAATGTAATTTAGATTCTGGGGAATTGGTTCCAATTCCAACAAACCCATTAAAAGAGCTTATAGAAGAGTACACTTGAAATTCATCTAAACTTGCAGATGTAGTTTGATAGCGCGTAATTCTAAGCTTGCCTGGTGCACTTCCTCCAGCCTGGATGTAAGCATAGCCCGTATTATGTCCTCCAAAGAATTTCAATGCAGGAATTGATGAATTCTCTGGGTCGCCTATTATTACTTGCTCACCTGCACCAAACACATGAAGTTTTGCCTGGGGACTACTTATGCCAATTCCAACATTTCCCGCAGTATAGAGATTTCCTTGAGATCCTACACTAAACTTAATTCCATGTACATCGCTAGCATTAATAAACTTAAAATGACCATATCTTCCCTCGCTTGCTGTAGTAAAAGATAGCATTGATCCTTTAAACTTTGACTGGTTTGTATGCCAATTGTTTAATTTAAGGACCGAATTAGTTTCACTGCCAGAATTAATCCTTTGTTCACCATCCACATTCAACTTATAGCTAGTCGAGGAACTACCTCCTATCCCAACATTCCCTGTAATAGGTTCTTCTGTTATTTGTCCCTGAGCTGAAACCGTGAATAATAACAGAAAAAGACTAAAAACATGCTTAAACTCAATTCCCATTTATTTTACTTTTTCCTTTAACAAATCAATTTCCTTTTGCATTTCATTCATTTGCTCCTCCTTCTCTATCAAATGCAACGTCAACTCCTCGATCTTCTTCAAGAGTAGCATATTCATCTCTCCCAGCTCTACGCCATTGGCTTCCATCTCTGCAGCAGAGGGGATCTCTGGGAGGTGATGATTTTCTTCGATGTAGGCAGCTGTCTCTTCTAGGGTGCTGAGCTGGTAGTCGGGGGAGAAAACATAGTCGGGGGCGGGTACATCCAGGTCGACTCTGACTTCAGAGCTGTGGATGGTGCCATTGACGGTTAGGAGTTCGTCGGGCGTAGTTGTCCCTATTCCAACATAACCGGAATGGCCGCTTAGATGTAATGCATCAGGATAATCACGAACCCCCAACCTCAAATGCGATATAGTTGAACTTATCTTTAGTCGACCATAAGGACTACCTTCTGTCGGTGAAATTAGTTCTACAGCTCTTCCTAACTTATCTTGAATTTTTAAATTATAAGTTGTTAATGCGCCACCACCAATGGTTAAGTTGGCATCTCCCGGATTTGAACCAATCGATAGGTTTCCATATTTAATAACCACATTTCCAAAAGGCTCTGATCCATTGGACTTTAGTCCATTTAAATAAAGAGTATTGGAATCATCTCCAATAACAATAAAATCATACCAGTATCCTTCCTTAAATTTCCGAAATCGATAATTCAAACTTCCAACACCATCTCCATCTGCGGTCCGCTCACTAAAAAAACGATAATAAGTATCGCTGGAAGTATTCGGACTTTTAAACTCTATTGCCGACCAACCATATTTATTTATCGAACTATTTATTAGTTCTATTCTGGGGTATGTCTTGGTAATACTAAGATTAGTTGTTTGTTGTGCTAAAACAAATTGACTTACCAACATAGAGATAAGGGTTATGAAAAAAACAATTCTAATGTTATTCATCTTTAATAGATTTTAGTGTTTCGACTTCTTTTTTCAGCTCAATTACATGCAGCGTCAGCTCCTCTATCTTCTTCAGCAAGAGCATATTCATCTCGCCCAGTTCTACGCCATTGGCCTCAATCTCTGCAGCAGAGGGGATCTCTGGTAGGTGATGGTTTTCTTCGATGTAGGCCGCGGTTTCTTCTAGGGTGCTGAGCTGGTAGTCGGGGGAGAAGACATAGTCGGGGGCTGTACCAGCCAAAATCTCAACTTTGACTTCTTCTGATTTGATCATCCCATCTACTTCAAGCTTTTCAGTAGGTGATGATATACCAATCCCCAAATTTCCATCCAAATAGACTTTCTCAGAAGAAAGGTCGATTCTTCTTCTGCCTATGGTTATGAAGTTTCTGGATTCACTGACATTTCTTGCGTAGGACCAAATCTTGGTATCCATGTCAGTTCCCGAGGTAATTCCTTGCGAAAAACCTAATGATATAATAGGCAATTCACCTCCATTTGTAGTGTGTTCAGAATATGCACTTAGCAGCGCTGGATCGATAGAGCCAGGTGAACTTATTTTTTTATATAATGTTCCAGAAAAATTGATTTTACCATCGTCTTTCAACCGAAGTTTCTCTGTCATCGAACCGCCATTCTGAGTGTAAAAAATCAAATCACCATCACCATTAGTCCCTGAATTAGTTCTTTGAGTCCCTATCCGAGCAGTATTTTGAGCTCCTGTGGTAAAGAGAATAGAACTACCCCCTAAATAATTCCCATTAGAATTTGAGAGCCTCAAAAGATCCAACATATTTCCACTAGAACTACTGTAGGCTTCAATTAGGCCAGAAGCACTTATCTCACCATTACTTTCAAATAGGATTCTTTTACTGAAATCCCAGCTACCATTTACTTTGGGTGCTATTGATAGCATAGTTCTACCATCATCTGGTGTATGAAATATCCAGGAATTTGCTCCTCCACTTATCAAATCTTGGGCAATTGAACAGTGTGATATCAATAACAATACAATAGATAATCTAAGCCCTTTCATCAGAGTTGTTGTTTAATTAATTTCAATTCATTTTCTATTTGTTCGGTTCTCATGAGCACTTTCTCTAATAGCTCCTCTTTCTCTATCAAATGCAACGTCAACTCCTCTATCTTCTTCAGCAAGAGCATATTCATCTCACCCAGCTCTACACCATTGGCTTCCATCTCTGCGGCAGAGGGGATCTCTGGGAGGTGATGGTTTTCTTCGATGTAGGCAGCGGTTTCTTCTAGTGTGCTGAGCTGGTAGTCGGGGGAGAAGACATAGTCGGGGGCAGGCACATCCAGGTCTACCCTGACTTCAGAACTATGGATGGTGCCGTTGACGGTGAGGAGCTCGTCAGGGGTAGTGGTTCCGATTCCTACCTTTCCTGACCTTTGAATTATCATGACATCTTTGAAAGTATGCTCTCCATAGGCAACCGTTGAATTATCTACCTGTATTTTGAATCCCTGATTACCTGAATGATAAAATCTAGTAGCAAAATATGTGTTAGAATTCCCTGTCCATCTATAAAAAGTTTGGTACGGGTTTGCTCCATCTCCATCGTTCTGAAATAAAATTCTAGGCTCAGTACCGAACCTACTATCCATTTCAATCAATGTACCTCCATTTTTGACGTGTAATTTTTCCAATGGAGTAGTCGTACTGAACCCTACTAACCCAGTTGAATTGATATACATTCTGGTGTAAGAATGACTCTTAGTATTTGAGCCAGTCTCAAGAGCTATACTGTGTCCATGATATAAGGTCAATCTTTTGAAAACCCCATCATCACCAGTAATTCCTCCACCGTAAGGGTAGTTAGGGTTGATCGGCCATTTAATGTGATTGTATTCAGATGAAAAGTTAATATCCTGTCCAGACAGTTTACTTAACGTAATTAATAAAAAACTAAAGATTAAAATATAAGATCTCATTTTGCACTAACCTTAATTTTATTTATTTCCTTTTTTAATTCTTGATTTTGCTCACTGAGTTCAATTACATGCAGCGTCAACTCCTCAATCTTCTTCAACAATAGCATATTCATCTCACCCAGCTCTACGCCATTGGCCTCCATCTCTGCAGCAGAGGGGATCTCTGGGAGGTGATGGTTTTCTTCGATGTAGGCAGCTGTCTCTTCTAGGGTGCTGAGCTGGTAGTCTGAGGAGAAGACATAATCGGGGGCATTAACAATTTCTACTTTGACTTCTTCACTCCTAATTTTTCCATCCACAACCAATTTGGAATCTGGATTAGCAACACCAATTCCAACATTTTGATTAATGAAAACTGGCCACCTGGTGCTAGTGGTTCCAACTACACGACCGGAAATATCTACAACGTTTCTATCGGGTGGAGTCGGGTTAAAAACAGGTGAATCAAGAATGGGTAAATTATGACCATCTACAGTGATCCATAAATTGCTGGGTGTATTGATTCCGACGAAATGAATATCCAGTACATACTCATCACTTCCTACAGAACCACCTCTAATTTGATCCACGTGATTTGTGTTATAAAATAAATTATCTGAAATATTAATAGATCCACCTTGACCAAATCGCATGAGGGAAACATTCATAGTGATCAGAGTTTGTCTGTTATTTCCGGAACTTCCATATATTCTTACCATGCCCCCTCCAGCGGCAGAAGCACCTCTAATAATCCGGTACCAGCCATCACCGTTACTCAGGCTAACCAATTTTGACTGGGCGTTTGCATTGACACTTGCTGAAATTACAGCAAACAAAAAGATTGATAAAAATTTCACTTTCATTTTAAATTGTTTATTTAGTGCTTTTTAATGTTGATACTACCTGTTGAAGAGATTCAATGAGTTTTTGCTGTTCAATATTCTGTTTATTCATCTCTATCATATGCAGTTTCAACCCCTCTATCTGATTGGCTAATTGGCTGTTGGCCATTGGTGTCTGGCTTTGCTCCTCTTTCAATTGCTGGTTTTCTTTCTTAAGCTCAATCATGTGAAGGGTAAGTTCTTCAATCTTCTTTAACAAGAGCATATTCATCTCGCCTAGCTCTACGCCATTAGCCTCCATCTCAGCGGCAGAGGGGATCTCGGGGAGGTGATGGTTTTCTTCGATGTAGGCAGCGGTTTCTTCTAAGGTATTGAGTTGATAGTCGGGGGAGAAGACATAGTCAGGGGCGGGTACATCCAGGTCTACCCTGACTTCAGAACTATGGATGGTGCCGTTGACGGTGAGGAGCTCGTCTGGGTTGGTGGTACCTATTCCTACTCTTCCGCCTCTTTTTAAGGTCATTACGGCTGGACCCCATTCTACATTGGAGTCTGCACCAGTAGAGACTGGGCTGATAAAGAACCTAATACTAGAATGATCTGTGTATATCATTTTTGCTCCATGATGTGACGCACCAAAAGATTGTGCATTAAATTTATATTTAGTATTGCCAGTAGTTGCAAGACCACCTTGAACGTATCCATTTGAAGCATAGGCGCTGAACAAGATTCCTGCACTGCCACTCCAAGCCCTTTGTGCTAATTCTGTATAAGTTCCTCCTGATTGAGAAATACGATTGGTAGTTTCAGACCCACTAACCTCAAGACGAGTTGAGGGGGTGGTTTGACCAATTCCTACCTTTCCATTTGATTGAAGGGTCATTACTTCCACATCACTTGCAGTTCCATCATGGTAATTGAAATAAAAACTTAAGCGATCACCCAAATCATCACCCCACATGATTCTGGAGTAATTGGCGGCATTATCAACAAACAATTGCAACCGATCACTCCCGTCTGTAGTTCTTAGATACCCGATTACATTGATATTGTCATTAGTTGTACTTGTCTCACCACTATCACTCCAATCTTGAGCGACGGTTATATGCTGGAAGAGACATATTAAGATTGTACAGGAAAACAGTTTTTTCATGGTATTTTGAAGTAGGTTAATACTGATTTGGTTTCTCTAATTCTTTAATTTTATCACCTTGGGTCTTAATAATTTTCATCATTTCAATCTGATGTAGCATCAAATCCTCGATCTTCTTCAGCCTATTCGTCTGAACTGTGATATGAGGGATGAATATGATGCTATAGGAACTTACTGGCCCATAATGATATTCTGCCCCATCGCCCATGTGAATTTTATAACTGTTGCTTGACCAAAACCTTAAGCCATTACCTGTTCCAGATACAACATCATAAGTAGCTTCTTGAGCTTGGATACTAAATATGCCAAATAAAAAAAATAGTAATATTAGTTTTTTCATATCTATTTGAATTTAAAAATCATGTATTTGATTGGGCAATATCCAACTGAGTCATTGATTAAAAAAGGTGTAAAAAGAAATAATAGAATTGCGCTCCACGATAGATTGGAGACTCTTTTTGGTTGGTTTTAGACGTATTTTCATGGATATACTTTATCTACTTAGAATGATTCATTCTATCATTTGGGTTGGGTCATATGTAGTTCAAGTATTTTTCTCAGAAATGCTGCCGCTATAATAGGGAAATATTAGCGAGCATCCAAATCCCTTAACTATCTAGCGGTATACTGCATATCGAAATGGCTCTTGAAACAACACAATGCTATCCTCTGTAACAGAAGTCAATTGATAACCATCCAGCATTTCACCTTTTTGATAAAAACGGGAGATATTATTTCTACTGATCATAGCCATTTTTTGACCTGACCCGGAGGGGCTCACCAATCCCTGATAGACTACTTGAATCGACAAGGGCGGCTTCTCTATGGGCTCATTGGTTTCAAACTTTTTTTTGGGCATCTTCTTCACTCGATGTACCACTTTCCTTCGAATAAAAGGATCCTGAAAATCCAGATCCAATGCCCATACCGAAGCTTCACCGGACGATTGCCTCACCTTCGAAACATCAATTCCTTCCATTCTCATTTCTTCCTCCCCCTGTAGTGAATCCACTACACGATAGGCAATGGTAATCCACAGACCCACCACCAGGACAATCAGAACAGGTTGAAACTTCTTATTGTTGATAAAACTCATGGAGCCACAGTTAAGGTACTTCTCACTTCCTGTGATTCCGAACTGGAGTTTATTGCCTTCAGACTCCATTCATAACTACCTTCTGCCAAATCCAATTCTACCTTAGTATCCTCCAGGCTTTCATCATATATCACAGATACCGGGTTGTCAAAGGAAGGAGACATGATCAGTAGATCATAGCTTTCCGCCTCTGGTATTTCTTCCCACCAGAACACGACACTTCCAGGCTGAAATTGTGCGGCATTCGCTGGGGCCAATATCACTGGTGTAATTTCAGACAAATCATTGGTTGGAACAGACACCTCAAAAGACGAAGTTGAACTTGTCAGTTCCGAAAAATCATTACTGGCAGTCACTCGCCATGCATATTTGGCATTTGATAATTCCAGTTCACAATAATTGGTGGTTAAGGTAGAATCCAATGCAATGCTTGTGGGGTTATTAAAATCAGGAGATACCATCTCCGATATGATATTTTCTGGCTTTGTCCAGTTGGGTCCATGACAAGGTAACCCTAGACTCTGCAAAGACAGTTCCAGAAGAAGGAGCATTCAACACCAATTCATATTCACTCAAGTCAAAATAAAAAGAAGAATCCATCACTTGAAACGAACGTATCACCCCTGTACTGCGATAGCCCTCATTCAGCGCTGTGATCTGCCATTGATAGTCACCGGGTTCCAGGGCTATCTCTAAAAAAGTCACCTCACCTACGACCGAATCCAATGCAACGGTAGCGGGTTGATCGAAATCCGGAGACACCACCACAATCTCATATTCTGATGCCCCCTTCAATTCTTCCCACTTGAATTGGATCTCTTCGCTGAATATCTCCGCACCCTCTCCTGGAGCCAACACCTTCACTTCGTCTGACGAAATATCCACTTCTAATATCACTCCACAGGAGGCCATTATTGTCAAACTGACTACCCAAACCCATAGCTTGTTTTTAAAGATGTGCTTCATTGCGTTGTACATAGATGGTTAAAAATAATTCTTTTCTTTTGGTCCTTTTCTCGATTTCCGTTCTAAAGTGGGTGGACAGTATGGCCCCCGCATAAAATTGGGTCTCTAATTGATAGATCAGGCGAACCAATCCTTTGTAATCACCCTTTATTTCTATCTCGTCAATGATGTCTTTTTGCTGTCGATGGTGTCTCAGGTTGGATAAGCTAAGAGGGGTACCACTTAGAAACCTCTCCAACTCGGTCACCAATATTTTATCATAGTCCGCTCCTTGCATCTGTTGATAGGTGGAATCCAACTGCTCATATTCCGTTTTGAGACTGGCCAAATCTACCACAGAATGATTGCCCGATTCGCGATTGATCAATTCGCTGTACTCAAAATACACCTCTGCTGTTTTTTTGAAAGACAGGTGATAACCCATGACCAATGACAGTAGCAAGGCCCCGAGAAAATAGTACACCCTTTTCTCATATGTCAACTTATTCCACATAGTTCACCTTGAGTTTCAAATTGAACTTATAGACTCTGCCATCAGCAGCCATTTCCTGTTCTAGAATATCTTCAAGCCATTCCTGCTGATTAAGGATCGATATCCAGGAAGAAAATGCTCCCAGATCAATAGCCTCTCCGCTTAATTCAAGAATATTCTTTTCCAGTAGCGCCTTATTCCTATTTCTTTGGTTCAGAGAGATTGGCTGTAGTTTCAATTCTTCCAGGGTAACCTGCGAAGGTATTTCTTTGGCTAATTCTACAGCCAGACGAGACAGCACAGGTCTACGTCCATTTATATTCATGCTCTTTTCTAAGCGGTTGATCTCAGATACATACCAGTTGTATTTCTTCTCGATACTTCGGCTGTCCTGATATTCTTCCTTTAGGACTTTCAGCTCTGAGTCATATATCATGAAAATAGACGCACTGAGCAAAAAAACCATAAAAAGCACAACCCCTCCAAACAGAGTCAACTTGCGGTAAAACACACGAAAAGCATACTCACGGGCCAAAACCTGAACAGGAATCAACTTTTCCTTAAGACCACCTATATAATAATTGGTAGCAGCCAAGAGCAATAGCAAATAGGACGGTTCATAAGTCCTGCCTTCCCACTCTACTCCTTCCCCCGATTGATGCTCAATATCAATTCTCCCGGCTTCATTTTGAATCACCCGTTGTCTACCCAAATGGATGCCACCCGAAAGTTTCTCTGCATCGAAATACTTTAGGCCAAACAGCACCCCTAGTTCTACAGCTACTACCTGATCGATGATAGCTCTTAAGGTATCCAACAATTGATTGAGTTGATCTTTACGAATCAAACTTGAGACAGACAAGGCCTCATCCCTATCAAAATAAAAGTCCTGTTCAGGAAAATTTTCTCTATCCTCTTCTTGTGCTGTCAATACATAATCCGTATCGATAGCCAATACAATCGGAACTTGAGGGTAATCGGTTTCGACACGACTCAAAAGCTGATTGAGATTCAGACCCTTTTCGTGCAACACTCCTTCGAGCTCCCCTTTTTTTCTTGCTACCAAAAGGAGTTCAAAACTTAAGCCTTCTTTAACTTCAGCAACACCGACCACCAGCACCTTTTTGGGCTTGGTCTTTTGATACAAAAAATCAATTAGGCCCTGCATGATCTAGTAAACAATAGTAGGTTTGATGAAGACCAAAAGCTTATTGGTGGTACTGGTTCTAGAGTTTCTACCAAAGATCCACTTGAGCACTGGAATTCGTGCTATTACCGGTAGTCCACTCGAAGATTCGGAAGTGGATTCTTGCTCTAATCCACCTACCACTATCATCTCTTCGTTTTTGATTCTTATTTTGGAATCAAACTTTCTGGTGGAATTTCCAGGAGGGGCTCCTTCTACAGTCGGGTCAATAAAATCAGAGGATTCAAAGGCAATGTTCAAGGTCACATCTTCATTGTAGGATACGAAAGGTTTAATCTTCAATTCCAGGTTGGCTTCCACCTTTTCATACCTGGGTGTTCGGGTAATGATCGGATTGACTCCTCCTGTTACATTTTGGGTTTCGATCAAATAATAAACTGAACTACCAATGATCAAATTCGCCTCGTGTCCATTCACCGTAGAGAGCTTAGGAGTAGATTGCAAATCCAAATAACTGGCTTGCTCAAGCGCCTTGATTGTCGCATAAAAATTAGGGGTCACCTGCCCCAGGTTAATCAAACCTCTTCGGTCTATTGCATCCAGGAACAGATTGATGGATTCAGAATTGAGCGTCATGTCCAGACCCGGGAAGACCTGCCCCTGGGTAGGAGGAATAGAATCTGCTATTCCCGCAGAAATCCCTGTTTCCAAAGAAGCCCCTCGATTGATCACCACTACCATTACTTCTATCAGCACATTGGCTACTGGCTTATCTATCTGCTCCAAAAAGGACCTGAGTTTATTGACTCTTTGCTCACTACCAGTCAAAACCAGTGAATTGAGCTCAGGATATTCATTGATCTCCACATCAGACTTCATGGCAGCAGGTATGCTTTCGCTTACCTTTTCTACACTTCTATTTCTAAAAGTAAAAACATGGGACTCATAGATATCCAGATTTTTAGGATCACCGATCACATAGACTTCATCTCTAATCGAGTAACTAAACTGCGGATTGGCCGATGAGAGGGCTACATTCAGAAAATCATCAAAAGATACATTGACTAGATAGCAGTCCAGATTCCCCTTGGGCTCATTGAGAAAGAAATAGCCTTTATTCAGGTCCTTGCTCACAGTTTTGATCGCCTCTATGACGGAGACTCCTTCTGCATCTACATTCAACTTGTCCGGTTGTGTTGGACTCTTTTCAAAGCTAAAACCACCTCCTCCAGCATAGCCATTGTTTCTTCTGGAACTGACTCGTCTGGTCCCTCTTCTTTCATTTTGGTTATTATAAGTCTGGCCTTCTACTTGTGCCATGGTCTCTGGCACATCAGGAGAAATGTGAAACACCCGATCCTGCTTCTTCTCTACAACCAATCCATTCGATACACCAAATTGCTCCATGGCAATTTCGAAAGGCAATTGCTTGATAAAGCCA
This is a stretch of genomic DNA from Reichenbachiella ulvae. It encodes these proteins:
- a CDS encoding type II secretion system protein GspD codes for the protein MKQLFLTLLFAFGVCSLFAQDVTRMDSLTQVLSRQADSIPALKEKVDISVSGTSLKEFLRAVAEMHDLNLSLDNIPPYQITNNFENVTIEELLVFVCSSYQLEIKFLKSIIILYPIEKPTSVAFEYNRRDDLISFHLAGDTLKHVAKAITDSTGYNLVLSQDCRDLVVHGFIKQLPFEIAMEQFGVSNGLVVEKKQDRVFHISPDVPETMAQVEGQTYNNQNERRGTRRVSSRRNNGYAGGGGFSFEKSPTQPDKLNVDAEGVSVIEAIKTVSKDLNKGYFFLNEPKGNLDCYLVNVSFDDFLNVALSSANPQFSYSIRDEVYVIGDPKNLDIYESHVFTFRNRSVEKVSESIPAAMKSDVEINEYPELNSLVLTGSEQRVNKLRSFLEQIDKPVANVLIEVMVVVINRGASLETGISAGIADSIPPTQGQVFPGLDMTLNSESINLFLDAIDRRGLINLGQVTPNFYATIKALEQASYLDLQSTPKLSTVNGHEANLIIGSSVYYLIETQNVTGGVNPIITRTPRYEKVEANLELKIKPFVSYNEDVTLNIAFESSDFIDPTVEGAPPGNSTRKFDSKIRIKNEEMIVVGGLEQESTSESSSGLPVIARIPVLKWIFGRNSRTSTTNKLLVFIKPTIVY